The proteins below are encoded in one region of Bremerella sp. P1:
- a CDS encoding glutamine synthetase family protein: MPRLPQSIEVHMEGDFLNSLDDDIRFVRVLWTDNANVIRGKAIHRRALANYAEHGVGITAASQAMPAMYDAVIPETGLGPIGEIRLVPDFATFTPLPYSPGHARVMGDLLLDGEPWPLCPRGFLKRIADDVASEGLEVMAGFENEFFLMKPTPDGRIAPADETVFAATLSMDLACTVIDNIVEALLDQSIPVELYYPESGPGQHELSATYTTLTQAADWQVVFRETVHAVAARHDLKASFLPKVYPDKAGCGCHLHLSLWKDGKNIFPDASGPGGLSDTALSFLAGVLEHLPALAAIVAPSPNSYRRLQPHYWSGAYRCWGLDNREAAVRVPSSPTGDGSTHFELKTVDATSNPYLAAGCVVAAGLDGIRRKLKPAPPVQVDPGSLSDAERAERNIDALPANLGDAIKQLAANKVLTDALGPGLAKSFLAVRQAEWDAMKDFQLEDEVSLLLERY, encoded by the coding sequence TTGCCGCGACTCCCCCAATCGATTGAGGTGCATATGGAAGGCGATTTCCTCAATAGCCTGGACGACGATATTCGCTTCGTCCGCGTTCTCTGGACCGACAACGCCAACGTCATTCGCGGCAAGGCCATCCACCGGCGTGCACTAGCCAACTATGCCGAGCACGGCGTGGGGATCACGGCTGCCTCGCAGGCCATGCCGGCTATGTACGATGCAGTCATTCCTGAAACCGGTTTGGGACCGATTGGTGAGATCCGGCTTGTCCCTGACTTCGCCACGTTCACGCCGCTGCCCTATTCTCCCGGTCACGCCCGGGTGATGGGCGACCTATTGCTTGACGGCGAGCCCTGGCCGCTGTGCCCGCGTGGCTTTCTAAAGCGGATCGCCGACGATGTAGCAAGTGAAGGTCTCGAGGTTATGGCAGGCTTCGAGAACGAATTCTTTCTCATGAAGCCAACGCCTGATGGTCGTATCGCACCGGCCGATGAAACCGTCTTCGCGGCGACGCTGTCGATGGACCTGGCCTGCACAGTGATCGATAACATTGTCGAAGCGCTGCTGGATCAGAGCATCCCCGTCGAGTTGTATTACCCCGAGTCGGGTCCCGGTCAGCACGAGCTTTCCGCGACCTACACAACGCTCACGCAAGCAGCCGACTGGCAAGTCGTCTTTCGCGAGACGGTTCACGCAGTCGCTGCCCGGCATGACCTCAAGGCAAGTTTCCTGCCCAAGGTCTACCCCGACAAAGCGGGCTGCGGCTGCCACCTTCACCTGAGTCTTTGGAAGGACGGCAAGAACATCTTCCCCGATGCGTCCGGCCCCGGTGGACTATCGGATACGGCTCTCTCGTTTCTTGCCGGCGTGCTGGAGCACCTGCCGGCACTGGCGGCCATCGTCGCGCCGAGCCCGAATTCCTATCGCCGACTCCAGCCGCATTACTGGAGCGGGGCGTATCGCTGTTGGGGATTGGACAACCGCGAGGCGGCCGTCCGCGTGCCGAGCAGTCCCACCGGCGACGGTTCGACCCATTTCGAATTGAAAACGGTCGATGCGACTTCCAACCCCTACCTGGCGGCCGGCTGCGTCGTTGCCGCAGGGCTCGATGGGATTCGGCGGAAGTTGAAGCCGGCACCACCGGTCCAGGTCGATCCAGGATCCTTGTCCGACGCGGAGCGGGCCGAACGTAACATCGATGCGTTGCCGGCGAACCTAGGTGATGCCATCAAGCAGCTGGCCGCCAACAAGGTGCTAACCGACGCACTTGGACCAGGCCTGGCGAAGTCGTTCCTGGCGGTTCGGCAAGCCGAGTGGGACGCGATGAAGGACTTCCAACTCGAAGACGAAGTGAGCCTGCTACTGGAGCGGTACTGA
- a CDS encoding amidohydrolase family protein, with protein sequence MDLTAIPVLDQHAHNLIKPEVASRTPFRAAFTEGYDPDVIAHHAQHTLFYRRSIREIAQLLGCDPNEEAVLARRDALGLEQLTSRCFEAANLEGVLIDDGLMPDEILPLDWHRPFVPVHRLLRIETLAEELVGEADSFDDFLAQFRAAIDPPPAEVVGLKSIIAYRTGLDVRPTSIDDARAKFAAWQGSSQTRRPRLVDKTLLDFLLLQALAIASRHQLPIQLHTGFGDPDLDLRLANPLHLRPLLEDRRYRGAPIVLLHASYPFAREAGFLASVYPHVYVDMGLAVPLLSVSGMGRTVRELLELAPFSKLMYSSDAHLIPELYYLAAKWGRTVLGEILDQAVRDTDLTTAEADEVAEAVLRGNARNLYGLSNS encoded by the coding sequence ATGGACCTGACGGCGATCCCGGTTTTGGACCAGCACGCCCACAACCTCATCAAGCCTGAGGTAGCGAGCCGGACCCCATTCCGGGCTGCCTTCACCGAAGGTTACGACCCCGACGTTATCGCCCATCACGCTCAGCACACACTCTTCTACCGCCGCAGTATCCGCGAGATTGCCCAGTTGCTTGGCTGTGATCCCAACGAAGAGGCCGTTCTCGCACGGCGGGACGCGCTGGGGCTAGAGCAGTTAACATCTCGGTGCTTCGAGGCCGCGAATCTGGAGGGGGTTCTGATCGACGATGGGCTGATGCCCGACGAAATCTTGCCGTTGGATTGGCACCGCCCGTTTGTGCCTGTTCATCGTCTGCTTCGCATTGAAACCCTGGCCGAAGAACTCGTCGGTGAAGCGGATTCGTTCGATGACTTCCTCGCCCAGTTCCGCGCAGCCATCGATCCACCGCCTGCGGAAGTGGTGGGCCTGAAAAGCATCATCGCCTATCGGACGGGCCTCGATGTTCGTCCGACTTCCATCGACGACGCACGGGCGAAGTTTGCCGCCTGGCAAGGCAGCAGTCAAACCCGTCGACCGCGACTGGTGGACAAGACACTGCTCGATTTTCTATTGCTGCAGGCGCTCGCAATTGCGAGTCGGCATCAGTTGCCGATTCAGCTGCACACGGGCTTCGGCGATCCCGATCTCGATCTGCGTCTGGCCAACCCATTGCACCTGCGTCCTTTGCTAGAGGATCGACGATACCGCGGGGCACCGATCGTACTGCTTCATGCATCCTATCCCTTCGCGCGTGAGGCAGGCTTCCTAGCTTCCGTCTACCCCCATGTCTACGTCGACATGGGGCTGGCGGTGCCGCTGCTGAGCGTGTCCGGCATGGGTCGTACCGTACGCGAACTGCTGGAGCTGGCCCCGTTTAGCAAGCTGATGTACTCCTCGGATGCCCACCTGATACCCGAGCTGTACTATCTCGCAGCAAAGTGGGGACGAACTGTCCTCGGAGAGATCCTCGACCAGGCAGTGCGGGACACCGATCTGACAACAGCGGAAGCGGATGAGGTCGCCGAGGCCGTCCTGCGGGGCAATGCTCGGAATCTGTACGGCCTGAGCAATTCTTGA
- a CDS encoding DUF1559 domain-containing protein, giving the protein MVRTIRRRAFTLVELLVVIAIIGVLIALLLPAVQQAREAARRMQCTNNLKQLALSLHNFHDTYGNFPVGEQDDDNGQWGWGVAVLPYIEQNNIYDLLTADTANFLYPIPGGGDNPFGTTDGGNNNATTVRTAAGGGAATNVIDAFVCPSDIWPERNSGGFGKTNYLGCMGSDTSGGNWASWSNPNGGTENGILLQANNNNKTWVTNMAAITDGTSNTVAIGEATPDNQDYTIDQTARVPNWAGGNAGYAGQGRQHNYLRIMDQAYPLNLKVGSNANRCFGSQHPGGGNFALCDGSVRFLAETMDGLAYQALGTRNGGEVVSP; this is encoded by the coding sequence ATGGTCCGCACTATTCGAAGAAGGGCATTCACACTCGTTGAATTGCTGGTCGTCATTGCCATCATTGGCGTTCTCATCGCTCTTTTGCTGCCGGCGGTGCAACAGGCTCGCGAAGCGGCTCGACGCATGCAGTGCACCAACAACCTCAAACAGTTGGCTCTATCGCTGCACAACTTTCACGATACCTACGGAAACTTTCCGGTCGGGGAGCAAGACGACGACAATGGCCAATGGGGCTGGGGCGTTGCTGTTCTTCCATACATCGAACAGAACAATATCTACGATCTGTTGACCGCCGATACGGCTAACTTTCTGTACCCAATTCCCGGAGGCGGCGACAATCCGTTTGGAACCACCGATGGCGGCAACAACAACGCCACGACCGTTCGGACGGCAGCTGGTGGTGGAGCAGCCACCAACGTGATCGACGCATTCGTTTGTCCCAGCGACATCTGGCCGGAACGAAATAGTGGTGGCTTTGGTAAGACGAACTATCTCGGCTGCATGGGTAGCGATACCAGCGGCGGCAACTGGGCGAGTTGGAGCAATCCCAACGGCGGCACGGAGAATGGCATTCTGCTACAGGCCAACAACAACAACAAAACTTGGGTGACCAACATGGCCGCGATCACTGACGGCACCAGCAACACGGTCGCCATCGGCGAAGCAACTCCAGACAACCAGGATTACACGATCGATCAGACTGCCCGAGTTCCGAACTGGGCTGGCGGCAACGCTGGTTACGCTGGCCAAGGACGTCAGCACAACTACCTTCGCATCATGGACCAAGCCTACCCGCTGAACTTGAAAGTCGGTTCCAACGCCAATCGCTGCTTCGGCAGTCAGCATCCTGGCGGTGGGAACTTCGCTCTGTGCGATGGTTCGGTTCGCTTCCTGGCTGAAACGATGGACGGGCTCGCGTACCAAGCGTTGGGCACCCGAAACGGCGGTGAGGTCGTGAGCCCCTAG
- a CDS encoding DUF4291 domain-containing protein → MTQEREIRAQYDRDTIVIYQAYSPQIADPAIAQQRFVPPFSFHRMTWIKPSFLWLMHRSNWGQKSNQQRTLAVHISRAGWDKALSLGVLTHPEPSIYPNPDQWNTEFQEAAVHIQWDTERSLRGAAQNHFSIQVGISRHLIGEFVDQWIVKIVDFSPTVAKIRDCLKSGKEKHAKRLLPQERVYPVDPAVAKRIHMA, encoded by the coding sequence ATGACACAAGAACGCGAAATACGCGCTCAATACGATCGCGACACCATCGTCATCTATCAGGCGTACTCGCCGCAGATCGCTGATCCAGCGATTGCCCAGCAGCGATTTGTGCCGCCATTTTCATTCCACCGGATGACTTGGATTAAGCCGTCCTTTCTTTGGTTGATGCATCGCAGTAACTGGGGGCAAAAGAGCAATCAGCAACGTACGCTGGCTGTCCATATCTCACGCGCCGGATGGGACAAGGCATTGTCTTTGGGCGTACTCACCCACCCGGAGCCATCGATCTATCCAAACCCAGACCAGTGGAATACGGAGTTCCAGGAAGCGGCCGTCCATATCCAATGGGACACAGAGCGATCCCTGCGCGGGGCTGCCCAGAATCATTTCAGTATTCAGGTTGGTATCAGTCGCCACTTGATCGGCGAGTTTGTCGACCAATGGATCGTCAAGATCGTGGACTTTTCACCAACTGTTGCCAAGATTCGCGATTGCCTAAAATCAGGCAAAGAGAAGCACGCCAAAAGACTGCTTCCGCAGGAGCGGGTTTACCCGGTTGATCCCGCGGTTGCCAAGCGGATCCACATGGCGTAG
- a CDS encoding cation:dicarboxylate symporter family transporter, which yields MADSTSRKRHPSFSTWVLISLVLGIGCGLFLGEYAESIRWVSDVYVGLLQMAVLPYVLVSLMTNIGQLTRESGIRLLRISFLVLLVLWVIGLVTLAVSALAFPRWETGSFYSSRFTDPPPAYDWKSLFIPSNPFESLAENAVPAVVVFAIGLGFALMKLPGKEKLLEPLQVLIDALSKVNRMVVQLTPIGLFAIAAHTAGTIELGQLSLLQGYLLAYCLPAVIIALVVLPAFVAAFTPLGYWDILRASRDPLITAFVIGNSFVVLPMIIESVKRLQAETGLGDNQHGNKPESLVPLAYPMPDIGRIVALVFIPFAAWFSGTAISLDKYPPLMGVGFLGAFGKPVVTIPLMLNLAELPSDLFNLYLISGVAAARFGDLMKTMHLISFTLLTFCVLSGTTRFKPTKMVIGFVGSLLLLLVTSIGTRSYLIAEFQDHYSREDLLTERTMVPIRRTDTFEATKHTILETSEPNPQPIKPGQTRIERIQERGILRVGFSPDRMPFAYFNGERELIGFDIQMAYILARDLDVDIEFVPIDRSNVLEQLRSDHFDLAMSAVEGSVTKAIYFPESDPYMEVTMSLVVPDHRERQFRDVETMLKMPKVTLAAVKNSYFAELAKKDFPKNIEVVEIETVNEYFDGRYKEVDALVISAESGSTWTLLYPHFAVTNPLNGRNRVPLYYLSNNDTEFDQFLEDWLRLKRADGTYQLLYDYWILGEEKRPRQPRWSVLRNVLGWVD from the coding sequence ATGGCAGATTCCACTTCTCGCAAGCGACACCCTAGCTTCTCCACTTGGGTCTTGATTTCCCTGGTGTTGGGGATCGGTTGCGGCCTGTTTCTCGGTGAGTACGCCGAGTCGATTCGCTGGGTCAGTGATGTGTATGTCGGCCTGTTGCAGATGGCCGTCTTGCCGTACGTGTTGGTCTCGCTGATGACCAACATCGGTCAACTGACGCGGGAGTCCGGTATTCGGCTGTTGCGGATCAGCTTCTTGGTCTTGTTGGTGCTGTGGGTGATTGGCTTGGTGACGCTGGCCGTCAGTGCTTTGGCGTTTCCTCGCTGGGAAACCGGTTCGTTTTATAGCAGCCGCTTCACCGATCCCCCGCCGGCATACGATTGGAAGAGTTTGTTCATCCCCTCGAATCCGTTCGAGTCGCTCGCGGAAAATGCGGTCCCGGCGGTAGTGGTCTTTGCGATTGGGCTCGGATTCGCGTTGATGAAGCTGCCGGGCAAAGAGAAGTTGCTGGAACCTTTACAGGTGTTGATCGATGCGCTGTCGAAGGTGAACCGCATGGTGGTTCAGCTGACACCGATCGGCCTGTTCGCCATTGCTGCCCATACGGCCGGCACGATTGAGCTGGGGCAGTTGAGCTTGCTGCAAGGCTACCTGCTGGCGTACTGCCTGCCGGCGGTCATCATCGCATTGGTCGTATTGCCGGCGTTTGTGGCGGCGTTCACACCGCTGGGCTACTGGGATATTCTCCGGGCTTCGCGTGACCCACTGATCACGGCCTTCGTGATCGGCAATTCGTTTGTCGTTCTGCCGATGATCATCGAAAGCGTGAAGCGGCTGCAAGCGGAGACAGGCCTGGGCGACAATCAGCACGGAAACAAGCCCGAGTCTTTGGTGCCGCTAGCGTATCCCATGCCAGATATCGGGCGAATTGTGGCCTTGGTGTTCATTCCGTTTGCGGCCTGGTTTTCTGGTACCGCGATTTCGCTCGACAAGTATCCGCCGCTGATGGGCGTCGGCTTTCTGGGGGCGTTTGGTAAGCCGGTGGTGACCATTCCCTTGATGTTGAACCTGGCCGAGTTGCCCAGCGACCTGTTCAATTTGTATCTGATCTCAGGGGTGGCGGCCGCGCGGTTTGGCGACCTGATGAAAACGATGCACTTGATCTCGTTCACCCTGCTGACTTTTTGTGTGCTCAGTGGGACAACCCGCTTCAAGCCCACGAAAATGGTCATTGGTTTTGTCGGTTCGCTGTTGCTGCTCTTGGTGACTTCGATCGGGACACGCAGCTACTTAATTGCCGAGTTTCAGGATCACTACTCGCGCGAAGACCTGCTTACCGAGCGTACGATGGTTCCGATTCGGCGCACCGATACGTTCGAGGCGACGAAGCATACGATTCTGGAAACCTCTGAGCCAAATCCTCAGCCGATCAAGCCGGGGCAAACGCGGATCGAACGCATTCAAGAGCGGGGGATCCTCCGCGTCGGCTTCAGCCCCGACCGGATGCCGTTCGCCTACTTCAACGGTGAACGGGAACTGATCGGTTTCGATATTCAAATGGCCTACATCCTGGCCAGAGATCTGGATGTCGATATCGAGTTTGTCCCGATCGATCGAAGTAACGTGCTGGAACAACTGCGCAGCGATCATTTCGATCTCGCTATGTCGGCCGTCGAGGGAAGTGTCACCAAGGCGATCTACTTTCCTGAGAGCGATCCCTACATGGAGGTGACGATGTCGCTGGTGGTGCCGGATCACCGGGAGCGTCAATTCCGCGACGTGGAAACAATGCTCAAGATGCCCAAGGTAACGCTGGCCGCCGTCAAGAATAGCTACTTCGCGGAGCTGGCCAAGAAAGACTTTCCCAAGAACATCGAGGTCGTCGAAATCGAGACGGTGAACGAGTACTTCGATGGTCGGTACAAGGAGGTCGACGCACTGGTCATCAGCGCCGAGTCAGGCTCGACCTGGACCTTGCTTTATCCTCATTTTGCCGTGACCAATCCGCTGAATGGCCGCAACCGGGTGCCCCTGTATTACCTGAGCAATAACGACACCGAGTTCGACCAGTTCCTGGAAGACTGGCTGCGACTCAAACGCGCCGATGGAACGTATCAGCTGCTGTACGACTACTGGATTCTGGGCGAGGAAAAGCGACCCCGACAGCCTCGCTGGTCAGTGCTGCGGAACGTGCTGGGATGGGTGGACTAA
- a CDS encoding sigma-54-dependent transcriptional regulator codes for MQFSRLTIFGSDQDPLDDLRSAFRDAAPGCDVHVVQEEQELLREVRTQADDRLFVIHGPHANSQLIGAMRQLSPTALIVIAADQGSVETAASAIAMGANDFLVRGPQLAARVATLLGKMGYLLEVLHEARELDAQNTQLQKVLQFRGQIIGNSPQMHSIVERVQLVARVPRPVLIVGERGTGKEVIARAIHQAQDDHARPMVTVNCAAFTTALLESELFGHEKGAFTGADETRDGKFGLAHGGTLFLDEIGHMSLPFQRKILRVVEYGTYNRVGGHAELRTSARIIAATNVDLRQRIREGEFLSDLYDRLAFEVIEVPTLRDREGDIEVLAQHFLDQFAQEIPRFAGKQLSKSAINVLRRYRFPGNVRELKNIIERAAYRDTTDEITPEDIGMLSNGPLDVAGTSFKQRLDNFCRLMLSEAMNQCGDNQAAAARQLGLSYHQFRYYYAKYLGEDSQ; via the coding sequence ATGCAATTTTCACGACTGACCATCTTCGGCTCCGATCAAGATCCGCTGGACGATTTGCGCTCGGCGTTTCGCGATGCTGCGCCAGGTTGTGACGTACATGTTGTGCAGGAAGAGCAGGAACTGCTGCGTGAGGTCCGCACCCAGGCCGACGATCGCTTGTTTGTCATTCATGGCCCGCATGCGAATTCCCAGCTGATTGGAGCGATGCGTCAGCTGTCGCCAACCGCGCTCATCGTGATTGCTGCCGATCAAGGGAGCGTCGAAACAGCCGCCTCGGCGATTGCCATGGGGGCGAACGACTTCCTGGTCCGCGGGCCGCAGCTGGCTGCCCGAGTGGCAACACTGTTGGGGAAGATGGGCTACTTGCTGGAAGTGCTGCACGAGGCACGGGAGCTCGATGCCCAGAACACGCAGCTGCAGAAAGTTCTTCAGTTTCGCGGGCAGATCATCGGCAACTCACCGCAGATGCATTCGATTGTCGAGCGTGTCCAGCTGGTGGCTCGCGTGCCGCGGCCGGTATTGATTGTCGGCGAGCGCGGTACCGGTAAGGAGGTTATTGCTCGGGCAATTCACCAGGCCCAAGACGATCATGCGCGGCCGATGGTCACGGTCAACTGCGCCGCGTTTACGACGGCGCTGCTCGAGAGCGAACTGTTCGGTCATGAAAAAGGAGCGTTTACCGGCGCGGACGAAACCCGCGATGGTAAGTTTGGCTTGGCGCATGGTGGCACGCTGTTTCTGGACGAGATCGGTCACATGTCGTTACCGTTCCAGCGGAAGATTCTGCGGGTAGTGGAGTACGGCACATATAACCGCGTCGGCGGCCATGCGGAACTGCGTACGTCTGCCCGGATTATTGCCGCCACCAACGTCGACCTGCGGCAGCGGATTCGCGAAGGCGAGTTTTTGAGTGACCTGTACGATCGGCTGGCGTTCGAGGTGATCGAAGTTCCTACGCTGCGAGATCGCGAAGGAGATATTGAAGTACTGGCGCAGCACTTCCTCGATCAGTTCGCCCAGGAGATTCCTCGCTTTGCTGGAAAGCAGCTGTCGAAGTCGGCGATCAACGTGCTGCGGCGGTATCGCTTTCCTGGCAATGTGCGAGAGCTGAAGAACATTATTGAGCGCGCCGCCTACCGCGACACGACCGACGAGATCACGCCGGAAGACATCGGCATGCTAAGTAACGGGCCGCTGGATGTCGCCGGGACGAGCTTCAAGCAGCGGCTGGATAACTTTTGCCGCTTGATGCTCAGCGAAGCGATGAACCAGTGCGGCGACAACCAGGCCGCCGCGGCCCGGCAGTTGGGGCTGAGTTACCACCAGTTTCGTTATTACTACGCCAAGTACCTGGGTGAAGATTCGCAGTAG
- a CDS encoding SPFH domain-containing protein, producing the protein MKRELTWSELMLRRLILLACLVGLAVEADLLVEQYLWPIAANELALRQMESPAWSQTLHTLTALHASLPMSLLGLVLLAAAFLIGPLLLARREQAAQAEAPAAPNSSKQSLLVLAGVVVILAASTGCRPFDRPEFEEIDTSETGFLIPLEGATDQQVAFESETYLAERKVAAKRVQVPHRWVQTGRLYSTGEWMDTVRLIKVDRSPVTREWTADSTSGTKNTNEAIWIESKDSVGFSVGFNCTAFIEEEDTARFLYMYRSRSLADMMDSEVRARIQSVAAETAAKYDLDELRSRKQEMVDDVRADVIAFFKERGITVTTIGMFGGFTYQNPKIQEAIDETFVAQQKKVINIALFDAQQKENERIELEAEGQANMARTIAEGEADAIMKIAEATREAQSDPLFVQLKQFEVERDRIEKWNGEYPNYLFQMDSSSQSPSLMMQLPAQTASVMKTPEAN; encoded by the coding sequence ATGAAACGTGAATTGACTTGGAGTGAGTTGATGCTGCGACGCCTGATTCTTCTGGCGTGCCTGGTGGGATTAGCCGTAGAGGCCGACCTTCTCGTCGAGCAATACCTGTGGCCGATCGCCGCCAATGAGTTGGCCCTGCGGCAGATGGAGTCGCCTGCGTGGTCGCAAACGCTGCACACGCTAACCGCGCTGCACGCGTCCCTGCCGATGTCGCTATTGGGGCTGGTTTTGCTGGCCGCTGCTTTCTTGATTGGACCGCTGTTGTTGGCTCGTCGCGAACAGGCAGCTCAAGCTGAAGCACCTGCTGCACCTAATAGCTCGAAACAAAGTCTGCTGGTTTTGGCTGGTGTGGTTGTCATTCTGGCCGCTTCGACCGGCTGCCGTCCGTTTGACAGGCCCGAGTTTGAAGAGATCGACACGTCGGAAACCGGCTTCCTTATCCCCTTGGAAGGCGCCACCGATCAGCAGGTCGCATTCGAATCGGAAACTTACCTGGCCGAACGAAAGGTCGCCGCCAAGCGCGTTCAGGTACCCCATCGCTGGGTCCAGACCGGACGCCTGTACAGCACCGGGGAATGGATGGACACGGTTCGCCTGATCAAGGTTGATCGTTCGCCGGTTACGCGTGAGTGGACCGCCGACTCGACCAGCGGCACCAAGAACACCAACGAAGCGATCTGGATTGAAAGCAAAGATTCGGTCGGCTTCTCGGTGGGCTTCAACTGCACGGCGTTCATCGAAGAAGAAGACACGGCTCGCTTTCTGTACATGTATCGCAGCCGGTCACTGGCTGACATGATGGACTCAGAGGTCCGAGCCCGGATTCAGTCGGTTGCTGCCGAGACGGCAGCCAAGTACGACTTGGACGAACTCCGTTCCCGCAAGCAGGAGATGGTCGACGACGTACGCGCCGACGTGATCGCGTTCTTCAAGGAACGCGGCATCACGGTCACCACAATCGGCATGTTTGGTGGTTTCACCTACCAGAACCCGAAGATCCAGGAAGCAATCGACGAGACCTTCGTGGCGCAGCAGAAGAAAGTGATCAACATCGCTCTTTTCGACGCCCAGCAGAAGGAGAACGAACGCATCGAGTTGGAAGCCGAAGGTCAGGCAAACATGGCCCGTACGATTGCCGAAGGTGAAGCCGACGCGATCATGAAGATTGCCGAAGCAACCCGCGAAGCCCAATCCGATCCGCTGTTCGTGCAGCTCAAGCAGTTTGAGGTCGAACGTGACCGGATCGAGAAATGGAACGGCGAGTACCCGAACTACCTGTTTCAGATGGACTCAAGCAGCCAATCGCCCAGCCTGATGATGCAGCTACCGGCCCAGACGGCCAGCGTCATGAAAACGCCGGAGGCAAATTAG
- a CDS encoding DUF1501 domain-containing protein: MNDQSTSTMTRRCLLQNSAVGFGYLALSALLQGEARQAMGAPATELAHFPARAKRVIFLFMKGGPSHVDTFDYKPQLQKDDGKPLPFDKPRVQFAPTGNLLGSPWKFRQYGESGMHVSELFPHVAQHVDDLCFLHSVHGTNPSHGGALLKLHTGSDNFIRPSMGAWVNYGLGSENDNLPGFVTICPTFAHGGAKNWGSAFLPAEYQGIPLGVASQPSTAANVKYIDNPRWSKDVQRVQLDLMNAMNREHMTHVQSESSLEARIQSFELAYRMQSKMPETQDLSQETAATIEEYGLNDEVTKDFGRQCLLARRFAERGVRFIQVTHSDTKVQWDQHGDLKAGHTKNAAEVDRPIGALLADLKRRGLLEDTLVLWGGEFGRTPTCQGSGANGRDHNPEGFTMWMAGGGVKAGYRHGSTDQYGYYAQENKMHVHDLHATLLHLLGLDHERLTYRHAGRDFRLTDVHGHVHREILA; this comes from the coding sequence ATGAACGACCAATCGACATCGACGATGACCCGGCGGTGTCTGCTGCAGAACTCGGCGGTCGGCTTCGGTTACCTGGCGCTATCGGCCCTGCTGCAAGGCGAGGCCCGACAAGCGATGGGAGCTCCGGCGACCGAACTGGCCCACTTCCCTGCCCGGGCCAAGCGGGTCATCTTCCTGTTCATGAAGGGTGGTCCTTCGCACGTCGATACGTTCGATTACAAGCCGCAGCTACAAAAGGATGACGGCAAGCCCCTCCCCTTCGACAAGCCTCGCGTGCAGTTTGCCCCGACCGGTAATCTGTTAGGTTCGCCGTGGAAGTTTCGTCAGTATGGCGAAAGCGGAATGCACGTGAGTGAGCTTTTCCCGCATGTCGCACAGCATGTCGATGACCTGTGCTTTTTGCATTCGGTGCACGGTACCAATCCGTCGCACGGCGGTGCGCTACTGAAGCTGCATACCGGTAGCGATAACTTCATTCGCCCCAGCATGGGAGCATGGGTGAATTACGGTCTCGGCAGCGAGAACGACAATCTGCCAGGCTTCGTGACCATCTGTCCCACGTTCGCCCACGGCGGCGCGAAGAACTGGGGTTCCGCATTCTTGCCGGCCGAGTACCAAGGCATTCCGCTGGGGGTGGCGTCGCAGCCATCGACGGCGGCAAATGTGAAGTACATCGACAACCCGCGCTGGAGTAAGGACGTGCAGCGGGTTCAGCTTGACCTGATGAACGCGATGAACCGCGAGCACATGACGCACGTGCAGAGTGAGTCTTCGCTGGAGGCCAGAATTCAGTCGTTCGAGCTGGCCTATCGCATGCAGTCGAAGATGCCGGAGACGCAAGACCTTTCGCAGGAAACGGCGGCCACCATCGAAGAGTACGGACTCAATGATGAGGTCACGAAAGACTTCGGACGCCAGTGCCTGCTCGCGCGACGTTTCGCCGAACGCGGCGTGCGATTCATCCAGGTCACCCACAGCGATACGAAGGTGCAGTGGGATCAGCATGGCGATTTGAAAGCAGGCCACACAAAGAATGCCGCCGAGGTCGACAGACCGATCGGTGCCCTGCTGGCCGACTTGAAGCGACGCGGCCTGTTGGAAGATACGTTGGTGCTGTGGGGAGGCGAGTTCGGGCGAACGCCGACCTGTCAGGGAAGCGGAGCCAATGGCCGCGATCACAACCCAGAAGGCTTCACCATGTGGATGGCCGGTGGCGGCGTGAAGGCGGGCTATCGCCACGGCTCAACCGATCAGTACGGCTATTATGCCCAGGAAAACAAGATGCACGTGCACGATTTGCACGCGACTCTGCTGCATCTCTTGGGGCTCGATCACGAGCGGCTGACCTATCGCCACGCCGGTCGTGATTTTCGTTTAACGGATGTCCACGGACATGTTCACCGTGAGATCTTGGCCTGA